The Oscillatoria sp. FACHB-1407 genomic sequence CAGGAATAATGCTTGTCCCAGTCACAGGATGGCGCAAGATCAGAGCGATCGCCGCTTGTGCAAATTTCCACAACTGAATCATAGATTGGGAATGCCACTTGTAGTTTTAAAAGACGAACCACCTCAGTAGGGGCGAGATGCATTTTGTCTCATGTGATCCTTAAAGATCTCACACTTCACAAACAGCCCCGCTCCTACATCTCACGACCTGAACATGAATGCACGACTCCAATTTTACCTGCGGGTTTAGTTTGAGTCGCTCTAACAATCGGTTTAACCCAGTCGGTTTAACCCAGTTGTCAGGCGGCGAGTGCTGCTAAATCCGATAGGATTTGAGCCGCATGTTCCTCTGGTTTCACTTTCAAATACACCTTTGCAATCTTGCCATCTGGATCAATTAGAAAGGTATTGCGGCTAATGCCCATATATTCCTTACCCATGAATTTTTTCAACCCATAGCTTTCATAGGTTGTCGCCATTTGACCATCCGCATCGGTCAACAACGGAAAAGGCAAGTCAAATTTGGTTGTGAATTTGGTGTGCGATTTGGCATCGTCTGTGCTGACACCGAGCACAACCACATCTTTAGCCTGATAATCGGCATAGGCATCTCGAAACCCGCAGGCTTCTTTTGTGCATCCGGGGGTGTTGTCGCGGGGATAGAAGTACAGCACAACCCACTTGCCACGAAAATCAGATAATTGAACGGTATTGCCATTTCCGTCAGGGAGGCTAAAATCGGGGGCAGTATCGCCAGGTTGAAGTGCCATTGGTAAACCTTTTGGGATGCTAGTCAAGTATTGAAAACCAACTCTGATTGTATGGCTTCATTGCTCATCTTGTCCTATGCGAATTGCTCAGCTCTTGGTCAAGCCCGCTTTGGGAAAGCCAATGCGCCCTGTTGAAACCTTAGAGTTAAGACGAGGCTATGGCGTTGTAGGTGATGCTAACGCAGCTGTGGGCAGTCCACGCCAGATCTTGATTGTCGATGCGGTTACCTTGAATCAATTTGACCTGATGCCAGGGCAACTACGCGAGAATGTTGTCTTAGAGAGCACACCCCAACCGTTGCGATCGGGGCAGGTTTTGCAATTGGGTTCAGAGGCATTCATACGGTTAACCATCCCTTGCGAACCCTGTGCTTATTTAAATCAAATTCGCCCTGGGTTAGCCAAACAGATCCAACATCATCGAGGTTTTTTAGGAATAGTCATTCGCAGTGGGAACGTCACAGTTGGAGATGTAGCAGCCCTCACTCCCTATCAGTTTCCGGTGATTCCTGAAACGACACGCGGCAAATTTGATCAGTTTGTTGCCCGCATTCCCCCTGGCAAAGTTGTTTCAACGACTCATTTATTGTTGGCGTTGGGGTTAACGCAAAGCTATTACCGAACGTTTCCAGCTTTATTAAAGAAGTCACCGACTGATTTACCAGTACATCGTGTAGTTGCCGCAGATGGAAGCTTAATCACAAAACATATGCCCGATCAATATGAAGCATTACAAAACGAAGGTGTAAAAGTGGTGGATAACCGAGTTAGCCCTGACCACTTTTGGGAAGCGATCGCGTTTCATGAACTGGGTGATTTTTGAACATATTGGCTATCAATTGAAAGTGTGAATTTTTTGTATAGTTTTAATGCAAAACAACTCCTTGAAAGTAGGTTAAGGATAAATTTATAGTTTGAAAATCACATTAATTACACCGAATATCCCCCTAAATTGATCCAATTGAAAGAGGAAGCTGTGGTGTATTGAGGAACTAAAGCATGACTACAACTAGAAGGCGTTCATCTTCTCCCAGTGTGGTGGCGAAGACATCGATTGAACAGGCAACTTCAGCATTGAACGAGTTGCCAGAAAAACCCAAAGATATTTGGTCGTTGAAAGAAGCGGTTGAGTTTATGCAAGAGTCGATTACGGCGGCTCTTGATCGAGGATACAGTCACGAAGAAGTGGCTGGTATGTTGAGCAAAAGCGGCGTAGATATTCGGGCGGCATCACTGAAGTATTATCTGTCTGCACTCAAGCGCGATCAAGAAACAACCGCTAAACCCAAAACGAGACGTCCTCGCAGAACCAAAGCCGAGAAAGCGGCGGCGGCGGCTCTTGAATCTGCGGCAACAACAACCCTTCCAGTTCAACCTGCCTCCACTGAAGTTGCAGCTGAGGCATCCACCTCTGCATCTCTCAATGGAGCAACTGCCGAGTCAGCAACTCCTGCGGAAGCTCCTGCTAAAAAGCGTACTCGTTCCACAACGGGCAGTCGCACAAAAGCAGATGCAAAAACCAAAACCGCTGCTAAAACGAAGACTCCAACCGGGGCAAAATCGAGAACAGCCGCAAAGCCCAAGACAGCTTC encodes the following:
- the bcp gene encoding thioredoxin-dependent thiol peroxidase, coding for MALQPGDTAPDFSLPDGNGNTVQLSDFRGKWVVLYFYPRDNTPGCTKEACGFRDAYADYQAKDVVVLGVSTDDAKSHTKFTTKFDLPFPLLTDADGQMATTYESYGLKKFMGKEYMGISRNTFLIDPDGKIAKVYLKVKPEEHAAQILSDLAALAA
- a CDS encoding MOSC domain-containing protein; amino-acid sequence: MRIAQLLVKPALGKPMRPVETLELRRGYGVVGDANAAVGSPRQILIVDAVTLNQFDLMPGQLRENVVLESTPQPLRSGQVLQLGSEAFIRLTIPCEPCAYLNQIRPGLAKQIQHHRGFLGIVIRSGNVTVGDVAALTPYQFPVIPETTRGKFDQFVARIPPGKVVSTTHLLLALGLTQSYYRTFPALLKKSPTDLPVHRVVAADGSLITKHMPDQYEALQNEGVKVVDNRVSPDHFWEAIAFHELGDF